GGCGGCATGAATATTATGCTCATTATAGTAATTCTGTATAAGCTCTGGATCTTTGCAAATATCATCTTCGACAATATGCAAAGTGTGTCCAAAACACAGCCAATACATGAGATCCCAACTGGTATCGAACGAAAATGAAGCCGTCAACATGGCATTAACATTCTGAACCTTAGCGGCTAACGCCTCACCGTCACGTCGCCAATGGGAGAAAGCAACATTAACCAAGCCTTTATGAGCAATAACAACGCCTTTGGGTCTCCCCGTAGAGCCTGAGGTATACATGATATAAGCAATATCATTCGGTGAAGGTAAGTTAACAATAAGATTGGAAGCGTTTTTTTGATTCAAAGACAGTAAAAATGATGACGCTTCAATGTTTTGAACCGTCACATTACCACTCTTTTCAAAAGCCTTTTCTGAGTCCGTCAATAACAGTTTAGGCGCCGCATCTTCCAGCATCCAATCAATTCGATCTTGCGGGTACGTTGGGTCAATTGGCAAATAATGAGCGCCAAGTCCCATCGTTGCCATTAGGGCATAAATCATTCGTTCGTCTCGCGGCAAAGCAAGACCCACACAATCGCCTTTTCCTACCCCGAAGTCGCTCAGAACCTGTGACCATTTCGCAATATTGCCCTGTATTTCAGCAAAACTAATGGATTGTCCTTTTACAACCAAAGCCGGTGCAGAAGCCAACCCTTTATCTAGATTTTTGAAATGCTCTAAATTATAAAACTGCTCAATCAAACTAGAATAACCACTGTCTACCGTCACGGCTCCTTGTTGCCAATCCGTAATCATTGATTGTTCCACAGCGCGCAAAACCGAAATATCCGCAATGAAAGCATCGGGCGCAGCAAGAAGTTTTTCAGTGAATTCAATAAAGCGGTCTACGTGAATTTGTAGCGATTCAGCATCGTATTTTTGATCATTACCGACCCACTCAATGTGCAAGTCACCTTTATCAAAGTGCATTCCAAAATCAAGATCTTCTACAGGGCCTGCTGCAAGGTGCTCTATTGTTGCGGTGGCATCACCGAATGAAAGGTCATAGTCAAATAAGCGCAGATTCAATGTCGGCCCATATAACGCCTCGCCCACCCGGCTCAAATCACGAGCAATTTGTTCGCCGTTGTATTTTTGATGTTTTCGTATTTTTTTCAGGTCTCGCTTGATACGCAACGTGAGATCAAAAATGGTATCGCCCAATTCACCTTCAACGATCACCGGAAGCACATTCACTACAGGGCCAAGTGTGTTCAAAGCAACACTACCAACGCGCCCCATAAACGGAAAGCCAACTGGCATTCGCCATTGCCCGCTTACTCTAATCAAATAGGCGGATACTAACCCCATTGCCAAATCTGCAACCGTTAACTTTGACGAAGGCGACCTACTTAAACACGCCTGCAATCGGTCACCACAAATGCAGCTGTTTAATCGAATCAACCGTTGCGAGGCAAAACCATTTTCTGTCGCGATTGGGGTAACGCCATTAGATAAACTCACCACATTCGGCAAGTCAGAGCAGTACGCCTGCCAGAATGCCTTGTCTCGATCATACTTATCTGATGCTTTGTAACTTTTTTCTTCGTCCACAACATCATAAAAAGAACGGTATGGTGTTTGAGTCGTTGTTTTTTGCTGAATGAGCGACTGATAAATACCCGACACTCTCGCGGTAAACACATTAAAGCTGAAACCGTCGAGCATAATATGATGAAAACGTTGATACCAAACCGTCTGTTGATCTGACACTTTAAAGACAATTTGACGAACCAGTGGTGTAGCAGAAGACAGCGACAGTTCAGCGTCTAAATCTTGCTGAATGAGCAAGTCCATGTTTTTTTGAGCATCGGCATCATTTGATAAATCAAGCGACTCAGAAACGGGAACGGGAGCGACATCGACGTCACAACATCCAAGATGTTGAATGGGAACACCATCGTAGTCACGATATACCGCATTAATCGTATCCGATTCTTTAAGCCCAATCTGAATGGCCTCAAGCAAGCATGCAGCATCAATATCGCCACTAATATGAACTTTATGAGCTATGGTGAAGGCATTACCTTGCGATGAAATATGATCGGCCAGCCAGATTCCCATTTGTACATCGGTAAGAGGAACCATGGCGTTATTGGCCAGTACGTTTAGGGGCGCAAAACGCGTTGCTGTATTGTTTTCCATATCAGACTTCTTTAGGAACCGTTAGAAAGTGAAGGTAGGCCTTGTGGACGAATATCCGTCCAATTCGTTTCAACATAATCGAGACAATCGTCACGGGTAGTCGGCCCAAAAACGGGCTGCCAACCTTGTGGCGTCGTCTTAAAAATCGGCCATAAACTGTGCTGCTGCAGCGCGTTCACCAAAACAATAAATTTCAGTGACTCATTATCAAATGGATTACTTGTTTCATTACTCATTGGTTACTCCTTCGTTAATCTGATGATCCTTAAGCGCTAAACTGGCATTAAATGCACTAGCCCATTAACCAAACCTGAACGCCATGACAACCAATCATGGCCGCCGTACACTTTCTCGTAACGCACCAAGCCACTCTTTTGTTTAATGGCGTCATAAGTAACATCGTTGTAGGGATGCATGTCTTTTTCGCCCAAACCAACCGTCATAAATACGTTTAAATGAGCCGCACTGACACGATCATTTAAAATATGATCCGCCACACTATTACGGGGAATATTATTCAGTGGTAAATCATTGGTAGACTCAGTTGTGCTAGGCGTGCGCATTCGATTTTCTTCTGGCCACCAGAAAGAACCTGAAAGACTAATGATTTTTGAAAAGTACTCAGGGAAAGTAACGCCAGCAAACAGCGCCGCCAACCCGCCTAAGCTCTGGCCCGCCACTACATAACTAGAAATAGAACGGTTTGATTGAACAAGTTGGGCTTGCGCCATCGGCAATAAACGGTCAATCACGGCTTGCCAGAAAGGTCGATAGCAACTCAACT
This genomic stretch from Marinomonas primoryensis harbors:
- a CDS encoding MbtH family protein; its protein translation is MSNETSNPFDNESLKFIVLVNALQQHSLWPIFKTTPQGWQPVFGPTTRDDCLDYVETNWTDIRPQGLPSLSNGS